From the genome of Chrysiogenia bacterium, one region includes:
- a CDS encoding FKBP-type peptidyl-prolyl cis-trans isomerase has protein sequence MSEGLQIDDIVVGEGAEAVRGKTVEVHYTGTLTNGDKFDSSHDRGTPFSFPLGGGRVIAGWDLGVAGMKEGGKRKLTIPPAMGYGDRGVPGAIPPAATLIFEVELLRVL, from the coding sequence ATGAGCGAGGGACTCCAGATTGACGACATTGTGGTGGGCGAAGGGGCCGAGGCCGTGCGCGGCAAGACCGTGGAGGTCCACTACACCGGCACGCTTACCAACGGCGACAAATTCGATAGCTCCCATGATCGGGGCACCCCGTTCAGCTTCCCGCTGGGTGGTGGCCGCGTGATCGCGGGCTGGGATCTGGGCGTGGCCGGCATGAAAGAGGGCGGAAAACGCAAACTGACGATACCGCCGGCCATGGGCTATGGCGACCGGGGCGTGCCCGGAGCGATTCCGCCGGCTGCCACGCTCATTTTTGAAGTTGAGCTGCTGCGTGTATTGTAA